AGGAGCCCAGTGCGGTAGTGCCGCTCGCTGGGATCTGTGCGGGGGGCGGGCCGAACCCTCAGAGCTAAGGCCCGTCCCCTACCGCGACGTGCGCCCACAGGACTCGGTCGGAGGTTCGAAGCTTCGGACGCTTGCGTGTCCGCTTGTAGATAGCCAGCTGCTGACGCAGGGCGAGATTCTCGGCGACCAGGGTCCGCGTGCCCTTCAAGGCGGCCCGAACGGTGTCCAGCAGCGCCAACAGCAATGTCATGGACGAGTTCTAGCACCAGGCGGAAACCTGAGTCATTTCACCGCAGACGACGTTTTCGCGGACAACGCCCCGAAGCCCGACGACGACGGCTACTACATTTCCACACGGTTGGCCGGAGATTGGGCCCTAAACGCCAACACCCGCCTCGAAGGGCGGGTGTTCGCTAGAGTTGGTTGCGGGGGCCCGCAACGCGATTTTTTCAACACGGATGGGGTCGAGATACGGGTACGGCTCGAAAAGGCCGCCTGAACCGCGTGTGGGTCGAGGCACGGAATGCCGTTCAAGCCGCTTGAGGGGGTTCTCGACGGAAGGAGGCACCGCGCTCCGCAACGTCGGGGCGTCAGAGCTCTACGCGCCACCTCGGCGTAAATGGGATGTTGGTCGTCGCGGCGCTCTCGATTTCGTCGAGCTTGTACGCCCGGATATCTTCGACCGGAAAGCCATCTTTGGTGCGCTCGTGGACGTAAAGCAGCTCGTTCCCCGTCCTTGGAAGCCGAAGGGAGTAAGGCTCCACCAGTTGCTCGTGGCCGTGATACCCGAGCCGCACACAGAGTCGGTTTCGAGCGGCGAAGCGGACCGTTTCGAGATGGCTGCGTCCGGCCGCGAAGGACTGATAGCTCGGGAAGAACACCCGCTCGACCAGTGTCTCGCCGGACTTCGCGGGAACAGGTTCGGCCGGGGGTCGCGCAGCGGCGGGTTCGAGCCACCAGCGCAGCGCGCCTTCTAGCTCGTCGATGAATCCATCGACGGGCGGGAGGGCCGGAAGTTGGTGGCCGAGCTGGTGATCCCAGTTCGCTTTCAAAACATCCTGGTCGATTCGCCCGACGATGCCGGCAACCGTCGGCGCCCCGATGCCCTTGAATGCGAACTTTGACTCGACGCACTGCCGAGCTTTCGCCCGGTCGATAGTGTCCCGGAAGGCGCGGCTCAGATGGACCACGTCGTACACGTCCCGAGCGCGACCCTGACGCTCGTACAAGGCACGAGACTTTTCGGCCAGGACCTCTTCGAGCGAATACGTCTTTGCGCGGGCTGGCGGATCCGCCTGATCCGGGTACGGATGGTGAATCTCCCGGAGCTCGGGATCGGTGGCGAGGACCTCGTCCTGCGTGATGTCGAATTTGATCTTCTGGAGGTTGCGTCGCGCCAAGCGGAGCGGGCCCGTGTAGGTGAGTCGTGCTTGGTAGGACAGATTGCCCCGTGGGTTCTCGTACTCCTCCACTTTGATGCGGTCACGCGGGAATATAATGCCGCAGCGTTCCTCCACCCATGAAGCAATGCGGGAGAGCGCCTCGGCGATGATGGTCTCGGAAAGCGCTTCCCCCGTCGGAACGGTAAAATCAAGGTCTTCCGACTATGCAGAGCTCCGCATAGTCCGAGTTATGCCCAGTCCGAGATTATGCGGAGCTTGGCGGACCACTCGCGAGATTTCTCGGCAGTATGACCTGATCACAGCCTCGCGCTGAATACTTCAGCTGCGCATAGCGTCGACTCGGACCCATGCAGAAGGACCGGGTCACGCTCGAAGAGATCATGTCGCAGAGGGCCGCCGACCGACTGCGTGATCGAGGAGCTTCGCTGAGCTCCCACTTTGACGCTTTCGCAACGCGTCTGTACGCAGGCGGCTATTGCCCGGCCACTGTCCGGGGCTACCTCCGGTTGGCTGGTCACTTCGGTGGTTGGCTTCAGCGTCAGCGGATCGCCGTCCGTTCCGTCTCAGACAACACCGTGCAGCACTTTCTGAGTCAGGCGAGTGCGTCCTCCCACCGTTCGCGCTCGGCGCTGCGCCATTTCCTTGAGGTACTACGGGAGAGCGGGGCCGTTCAGCGGCAGTCTCCTCGCGTGCCGAGCGGCACCCACGCGATCACTCGGGCGTACGAAGACTACCTCCTACAGAATCG
The sequence above is a segment of the Pseudomonadota bacterium genome. Coding sequences within it:
- a CDS encoding nucleotidyl transferase AbiEii/AbiGii toxin family protein encodes the protein MAEALSRIASWVEERCGIIFPRDRIKVEEYENPRGNLSYQARLTYTGPLRLARRNLQKIKFDITQDEVLATDPELREIHHPYPDQADPPARAKTYSLEEVLAEKSRALYERQGRARDVYDVVHLSRAFRDTIDRAKARQCVESKFAFKGIGAPTVAGIVGRIDQDVLKANWDHQLGHQLPALPPVDGFIDELEGALRWWLEPAAARPPAEPVPAKSGETLVERVFFPSYQSFAAGRSHLETVRFAARNRLCVRLGYHGHEQLVEPYSLRLPRTGNELLYVHERTKDGFPVEDIRAYKLDEIESAATTNIPFTPRWRVEL